A single region of the Leptothrix cholodnii SP-6 genome encodes:
- a CDS encoding NUDIX hydrolase produces MAEHRWKPNVTVAAVVEADGRFLLVEEETVEGLRLNNPAGHMDCGESPLEAVVRETLEETARHFRPRHFLGVYLSRFQRPATDEDVTYLRLAYAGSVGEPVPGRALDSGIVRTVWMDLDELRASRARHRSALVLRCIEDHLAGRHHPLDVVTADATLHAPEIKRAF; encoded by the coding sequence ATGGCTGAACACCGATGGAAACCCAATGTGACGGTCGCGGCCGTGGTCGAGGCGGATGGCCGCTTCCTGCTGGTCGAAGAAGAGACGGTCGAGGGCCTGCGCCTGAACAATCCTGCCGGCCACATGGATTGCGGTGAATCGCCGCTCGAGGCGGTGGTGCGCGAGACCCTCGAAGAGACCGCCCGGCACTTCAGGCCACGGCATTTCCTGGGCGTCTACCTGTCACGTTTCCAGCGGCCGGCCACCGACGAGGACGTCACCTACCTGCGCCTGGCCTACGCCGGCTCGGTCGGTGAGCCCGTGCCCGGGCGCGCGCTCGACAGCGGCATCGTGCGCACCGTCTGGATGGATCTGGACGAACTGCGCGCCAGCCGCGCGCGCCACCGCAGCGCGCTGGTCCTGCGCTGCATCGAGGATCACCTCGCGGGCCGGCATCACCCGCTCGACGTGGTGACGGCCGACGCCACGCTGCACGCGCCCGAGATCAAGCGGGCGTTCTGA
- a CDS encoding NAD(P) transhydrogenase subunit alpha: MDIVSPTIINLIIFVLAIYVGYHVVWTVTPALHTPLMAVTNAISAIVIVGAMLAAALTETTLGKTMGVLAVALAAVNVFGGFLVTRRMLEMFKKKDRPAKAVEGKH; this comes from the coding sequence ATGGACATCGTCTCCCCCACCATCATCAACCTGATCATCTTCGTGCTGGCCATCTACGTGGGTTACCACGTGGTCTGGACCGTCACGCCCGCGCTGCACACGCCGCTGATGGCGGTGACCAACGCGATCTCGGCGATCGTGATCGTCGGCGCCATGCTGGCGGCCGCGCTGACCGAAACCACCCTCGGCAAGACCATGGGCGTGCTGGCGGTCGCGCTGGCCGCGGTCAACGTGTTCGGCGGATTCCTCGTCACGCGCCGCATGCTGGAAATGTTCAAGAAGAAAGACCGTCCGGCCAAGGCCGTCGAGGGGAAACACTAA
- a CDS encoding Re/Si-specific NAD(P)(+) transhydrogenase subunit alpha has protein sequence MLVGVPLELAAGETRVAVTPETAKKLKAQGHTVRIQSGAGVAASAPDEAYVAVGAEITDAAGVLACDLVLKVRAPSESELAGYRAGTTLVGMLDPFDKPGLQRLAAAGLTSFALEAAPRTTRAQSMDVLSSQANIAGYKAVMMAADKYQRFFPMLMTAAGTVKAARVVILGVGVAGLQAIATAKRLGAVIEASDVRPSVKEQIESLGGKFIDVPYETDEEREAAVGVGGYAKPMPPSWMARQKIEVAKRVAMADIVISTALIPGRAAPTLITEDMVKAMKPGSVIVDIAAGKGPNLAGEIGGGNCPLTVAGQTVKVHGVTIVGETNLPALVAADASALYARNVLDFLKLILTKEGTLAVPMDDDIVAACLMTQNGELKRT, from the coding sequence ATGCTGGTTGGAGTGCCGCTGGAATTGGCTGCCGGGGAAACCCGTGTGGCCGTGACGCCCGAGACGGCGAAAAAACTCAAGGCGCAGGGTCACACCGTGCGCATTCAGAGCGGCGCGGGCGTGGCCGCCAGCGCCCCCGACGAGGCCTATGTGGCGGTCGGCGCCGAGATCACCGATGCCGCCGGCGTGCTCGCCTGCGATCTGGTGCTCAAGGTGCGCGCGCCGTCCGAGTCCGAACTGGCCGGCTACCGCGCCGGCACCACGCTGGTGGGCATGCTCGATCCGTTCGACAAGCCCGGCCTGCAGCGCCTGGCCGCCGCCGGCCTGACCAGCTTCGCGCTCGAAGCCGCGCCGCGCACCACCCGCGCGCAGAGCATGGACGTGCTGTCCTCGCAGGCCAACATCGCCGGCTACAAGGCGGTGATGATGGCCGCCGACAAGTACCAGCGTTTCTTCCCGATGCTGATGACCGCCGCCGGCACCGTGAAGGCCGCCCGCGTGGTGATCCTGGGTGTCGGCGTGGCCGGCCTGCAGGCGATCGCCACCGCCAAGCGCCTGGGCGCGGTGATCGAGGCGTCCGACGTGCGCCCCTCCGTCAAGGAGCAGATCGAATCGCTGGGCGGCAAGTTCATCGACGTGCCGTATGAGACCGACGAGGAGCGCGAAGCCGCGGTCGGCGTCGGCGGCTACGCCAAGCCGATGCCGCCGAGCTGGATGGCACGCCAGAAGATCGAGGTCGCCAAGCGCGTGGCGATGGCCGACATCGTCATCTCCACCGCGCTGATCCCCGGCCGCGCCGCGCCGACGCTGATCACCGAGGACATGGTCAAGGCCATGAAACCGGGCTCGGTGATCGTCGACATCGCCGCCGGCAAGGGCCCGAACCTGGCTGGCGAGATCGGCGGCGGCAACTGCCCGCTGACCGTGGCAGGCCAGACCGTCAAGGTGCACGGCGTGACGATCGTCGGCGAGACCAACCTGCCCGCGCTGGTGGCGGCCGACGCGTCGGCGCTTTACGCGCGCAACGTGCTCGACTTCCTCAAGCTCATCCTCACCAAAGAGGGAACGCTTGCGGTGCCGATGGACGACGACATCGTGGCGGCCTGCCTGATGACGCAAAACGGCGAACTGAAGAGGACCTGA
- a CDS encoding NAD(P)(+) transhydrogenase (Re/Si-specific) subunit beta: protein MSMNLVTLLYLVASVCFIQALKGLSHPTTSIRGNLFGMIGMAIAVLTTAALIVKLAAGNASGMVWVLIGLLAGAAYGAWRAKTVEMTKMPELVAFFHSMIGLAAVFIAIAAVAEPSAFGITVKGEPIPAGNRLELFLGAAIGAITFSGSVIAFGKLSGTYKFRLFQGKPVQFGGQHMLNLVLGLITIGLGLVFTFTESWPAFFAMLALAFVMGVLIIIPIGGADMPVVVSMLNSYSGWAAAGIGFSLNNSMLIIAGSLVGSSGAILSYIMCKAMNRSFFNVILGGFGGDTATAAAGAQEQRPVKSGSADDAAFVLGNAETVVIVPGYGLAVARAQHAVKELAEKLTHKGITVKYAIHPVAGRMPGHMNVLLAEAEVPYDQVFEMEDINGEFGQADVAIILGANDVVNPAALTKGTPIYGMPILEAYKAKTIIVNKRSMAAGYAGLDNELFYMDKTMMVFGDAKKVVEDMVKAIE from the coding sequence ATGAGCATGAACCTCGTCACGCTGCTGTACCTCGTCGCCAGCGTCTGCTTCATCCAGGCCTTGAAGGGCCTGAGCCATCCGACCACCTCGATCCGCGGCAACCTGTTCGGCATGATCGGCATGGCGATCGCCGTGCTGACCACCGCCGCGCTGATCGTCAAGCTCGCCGCCGGCAACGCCAGCGGCATGGTCTGGGTGCTGATCGGCCTGCTGGCCGGCGCGGCCTACGGCGCCTGGCGCGCCAAGACCGTCGAGATGACCAAGATGCCCGAGCTGGTGGCGTTCTTCCACAGCATGATCGGCCTGGCGGCGGTGTTCATCGCCATCGCTGCGGTGGCCGAGCCGTCGGCCTTCGGTATCACCGTCAAGGGCGAGCCGATCCCCGCGGGCAACCGGCTCGAGCTGTTCCTGGGTGCGGCCATCGGCGCCATCACCTTCAGCGGCTCGGTGATCGCCTTCGGCAAGCTGTCGGGCACCTACAAGTTCCGCCTGTTCCAGGGCAAGCCGGTGCAGTTCGGCGGCCAGCACATGCTCAATCTGGTGCTCGGTCTGATCACCATCGGCCTGGGCCTGGTGTTCACCTTCACCGAAAGCTGGCCGGCGTTCTTCGCGATGCTGGCGCTGGCCTTCGTGATGGGCGTGCTGATCATCATCCCGATCGGCGGCGCCGACATGCCGGTCGTCGTCTCGATGCTCAACAGCTACTCGGGCTGGGCGGCCGCCGGCATCGGCTTCTCGCTGAACAACTCGATGCTGATCATTGCCGGCTCGCTGGTCGGCAGCTCGGGCGCCATCCTCTCGTACATCATGTGCAAGGCGATGAACCGCTCGTTCTTCAACGTGATCCTGGGCGGCTTCGGCGGTGACACCGCCACGGCAGCAGCCGGCGCGCAGGAGCAGCGACCGGTCAAGAGCGGCAGCGCCGACGACGCCGCCTTCGTGCTCGGCAACGCCGAGACGGTGGTGATCGTGCCGGGTTACGGCCTGGCGGTGGCGCGCGCCCAGCACGCCGTGAAGGAGCTGGCCGAGAAGCTCACGCACAAGGGCATCACGGTCAAGTACGCGATCCACCCGGTGGCCGGGCGCATGCCGGGCCACATGAACGTGCTGCTGGCCGAGGCCGAGGTGCCCTACGACCAGGTCTTCGAGATGGAGGACATCAACGGCGAGTTCGGCCAGGCCGACGTGGCCATCATCCTGGGCGCCAACGACGTGGTGAACCCGGCCGCGCTGACCAAGGGCACGCCGATCTACGGCATGCCCATCCTCGAGGCCTACAAGGCCAAGACCATCATCGTCAACAAGCGTTCGATGGCCGCGGGTTATGCCGGCCTGGACAACGAGCTGTTCTACATGGACAAGACCATGATGGTGTTCGGCGACGCCAAGAAGGTGGTCGAGGACATGGTCAAGGCGATCGAGTAG
- a CDS encoding long-chain-fatty-acid--CoA ligase, translating into MNKIWLKHYPAGVPAEVNVAQYGSLVALIDESFSRNADRPAYRYLDRDFSYRQVDELSRAFAVWLQAQGLQPGDRVALMMPNVPQYPVAVAGVLRAGGVVVNVNPLYTPRELEHQLKDCGARILVILENFAHTLQQVRKAVPVKHVVLASMGELMGFPKGLIVDFVVRKVKKLVPAFELPGAVRFKDTLAEGRGKTPKPVSTGPDDVAVLQYTGGTTGVSKGAVLLHRNLVANLLQSEAWYQPALHKVPAGEQIVQVCALPLYHIFAFNVNMMLGLRVGACNILIPNPRDLPAVFKALAGRRFHTFPAVNTLFHAMANHPDFGSVDWSHLKISAGGGMAVQQATAKLWLEKTGCPICEGYGLSETSPVVAANPTDTTAYSGTIGLPIPNTDVRLLDDNGAEVGPGLAGEIAVKGPQVMAGYWQRPDETAKVMTADGWFRTGDIGMVDERGYFRIVDRKKDMILVSGFNVYPNEIEDVLTQMPGVLECAAVGVADARTGEAVKVVIVRKDPSLTEADVRAYCEQNLTGYKRPRLIEFRPDLPKTPVGKVLRRELRDKPAVAP; encoded by the coding sequence ATGAACAAGATCTGGCTCAAACACTACCCGGCCGGCGTGCCGGCCGAGGTCAACGTGGCGCAATACGGCTCGCTGGTCGCGCTGATCGACGAGAGCTTCTCGCGCAACGCCGACCGCCCGGCCTACCGCTACCTCGACCGCGATTTCAGCTACCGGCAGGTCGACGAGCTGTCGCGCGCCTTTGCGGTCTGGCTGCAGGCGCAAGGGCTGCAGCCGGGCGACCGGGTGGCGCTGATGATGCCCAACGTGCCGCAGTATCCGGTGGCGGTGGCCGGGGTGCTGCGCGCCGGCGGCGTGGTGGTCAACGTCAATCCGCTCTACACGCCGCGCGAGCTCGAGCACCAGCTCAAGGACTGCGGCGCGCGCATCCTGGTGATCCTGGAGAACTTCGCCCACACGCTGCAGCAGGTGCGCAAGGCGGTGCCGGTCAAGCACGTGGTGCTGGCGTCGATGGGCGAGCTGATGGGCTTCCCGAAGGGGCTGATCGTCGACTTCGTGGTGCGCAAGGTCAAGAAGCTGGTGCCGGCCTTCGAGCTGCCGGGCGCCGTGCGCTTCAAGGACACGCTGGCCGAAGGCCGGGGCAAGACCCCGAAACCGGTCAGCACCGGCCCGGACGACGTCGCGGTGCTGCAGTACACCGGCGGCACCACCGGCGTCAGCAAGGGCGCCGTGCTGCTGCATCGCAACCTGGTGGCCAACCTGCTGCAAAGCGAGGCCTGGTACCAGCCGGCGCTGCACAAGGTGCCCGCGGGCGAGCAGATCGTGCAGGTCTGCGCGCTGCCGCTCTATCACATCTTCGCCTTCAACGTGAACATGATGCTGGGCCTGCGGGTCGGGGCGTGCAACATCCTGATCCCCAATCCGCGCGACCTGCCGGCCGTCTTCAAGGCCCTGGCGGGGCGGCGCTTCCACACCTTCCCGGCCGTCAACACGCTGTTCCACGCGATGGCCAACCACCCCGACTTCGGCAGCGTCGACTGGAGCCACCTGAAGATCTCGGCCGGCGGCGGCATGGCGGTGCAGCAGGCCACCGCCAAGCTCTGGCTCGAGAAGACCGGCTGCCCGATCTGCGAAGGCTACGGCCTGTCGGAGACCTCGCCGGTGGTGGCGGCCAACCCGACCGACACCACGGCCTACTCGGGCACCATCGGCCTGCCGATCCCCAACACCGACGTGCGGCTGCTCGACGACAACGGCGCCGAAGTGGGCCCCGGCCTGGCCGGCGAGATCGCGGTCAAGGGCCCGCAGGTGATGGCCGGCTACTGGCAGCGCCCGGACGAGACCGCCAAGGTCATGACCGCCGACGGCTGGTTCCGCACCGGCGACATCGGCATGGTCGACGAGCGCGGCTACTTCCGCATCGTCGACCGCAAGAAGGACATGATCCTGGTGTCGGGCTTCAACGTCTATCCCAACGAGATCGAGGACGTGCTCACGCAGATGCCTGGCGTGCTCGAATGCGCCGCGGTCGGCGTGGCCGATGCCCGCACCGGCGAGGCCGTCAAGGTGGTGATCGTGCGCAAGGATCCGTCGCTCACCGAAGCCGACGTGCGGGCCTACTGCGAGCAGAACCTGACCGGCTACAAGCGCCCGCGCCTGATCGAGTTCCGCCCGGACCTGCCCAAGACGCCGGTCGGCAAGGTGCTGCGCCGCGAACTGCGCGACAAGCCGGCTGTGGCGCCATGA
- a CDS encoding 5'-methylthioadenosine/adenosylhomocysteine nucleosidase, which yields MRPTAIVSAMAQEMAALLALCEDTRLQRVAGRDFHCATLHGQPVVLVLCGIGKVAAATTAVLLAERFGARRLIFTGVAGGLGAQVRVGDVVLAETLLQHDMDASPLFPRYEVPLTGRSHFDTDAALNTPLADAVQAVLARPDHHGPDAQALGVTAPVLHRGLVISGDLFVATAAQSLALQGALPEALAVEMEGAALAQVCHDLGLPCAVLRTISDRADDSAHVDFLRFIDVVAAQASAAIIGQWLADESRSRQPSPVA from the coding sequence ATGCGACCGACCGCGATCGTCAGCGCGATGGCGCAGGAGATGGCCGCGCTGCTGGCGCTGTGCGAGGACACCCGCCTGCAGCGCGTGGCCGGGCGCGATTTCCACTGCGCCACGCTGCACGGCCAGCCGGTGGTGCTGGTGCTGTGCGGCATCGGCAAGGTGGCGGCGGCCACCACCGCGGTGCTGCTGGCCGAACGCTTCGGCGCGCGCCGGCTGATCTTCACCGGCGTGGCCGGCGGCCTGGGCGCACAGGTGCGGGTCGGTGACGTGGTGCTGGCCGAGACCCTGCTGCAGCACGACATGGACGCCTCGCCGCTGTTTCCGCGCTACGAGGTGCCGCTGACCGGCCGCTCGCATTTCGACACCGACGCCGCCCTCAACACGCCGCTGGCCGACGCCGTGCAGGCGGTGCTGGCGCGCCCCGATCACCACGGGCCGGATGCCCAGGCGCTGGGCGTGACCGCGCCGGTGCTGCACCGCGGCCTGGTCATCAGCGGCGACCTGTTCGTCGCCACCGCAGCGCAGAGCCTGGCGCTGCAGGGCGCGCTGCCCGAGGCGCTGGCGGTCGAGATGGAAGGCGCCGCACTGGCGCAGGTCTGCCATGACCTCGGCCTGCCGTGCGCGGTGCTGCGCACCATCTCCGACCGCGCCGACGATTCGGCCCACGTCGACTTCCTGCGTTTCATCGACGTGGTGGCGGCGCAGGCCAGCGCGGCCATCATCGGCCAGTGGCTGGCGGACGAAAGCCGGTCGCGCCAGCCCTCGCCCGTTGCCTGA